From a single Couchioplanes caeruleus genomic region:
- a CDS encoding VirB4 family type IV secretion system protein — protein MPSPAALSITPAHVKVGDGYAATFVVCGYPAEVGPAWLDPLLSYPGRVDVAVHITPVALQLAAPMLKRQRARLESSRRLDANSGRLGDPMTDAAASDAADLAERVARGAAKLFDTGIYVTIHARDLDELRTVITGVKSAAASVLLDLQPATFRHQQGWIATLPVGVDPLRQRRILDTTALAAAFPLASADLAAPAPGAVAAPDGVLYGLNTTSNGVLLWNRWTQDNHNSVVLARSGAGKSYFVKLEVLRNLYQGTQVSVVDPEDEYTPLAEHVGGTVVQLGVPGVRFNPLDLPGDDRPDTLTRRGLFLHTLISVMLGATPPPAERAALDRAITGTYSKAGINADPATWRRPAPLLRDLAATLAEDDDPAAAQLAARLAPWTVGNFSSLFDGPTTAAPGGHLVVWSLRHLPDELRTVGTLLALDSIWSSIDAPAAGRRRRQLVVVDEAWLLMRDGEGARFLFRMSKAARKRLAGLCVITQDAADVLSTDLGLAVVSNAATQVLMRQSTQSIDAVTEAFGLTAGEARMLLAASRGEGLLVAGRSRIPFRSVGSAAEHKIAVTGIGEVGE, from the coding sequence ATGCCCTCTCCGGCCGCGTTGTCGATCACCCCGGCACACGTGAAGGTCGGCGACGGGTACGCCGCCACGTTCGTCGTGTGCGGCTACCCGGCCGAGGTCGGCCCGGCCTGGCTCGACCCGCTGCTGTCCTACCCCGGCCGCGTCGACGTCGCCGTCCACATCACCCCGGTCGCGCTGCAGTTGGCCGCGCCGATGCTCAAACGGCAGCGGGCCCGGCTCGAGTCGTCGCGCCGCCTGGACGCCAACTCCGGCCGCCTCGGCGACCCGATGACCGACGCGGCGGCATCGGATGCAGCCGATCTGGCCGAACGGGTCGCCCGCGGCGCGGCGAAGCTTTTCGATACCGGCATCTACGTGACCATCCACGCCCGCGACCTCGACGAGCTGCGCACGGTCATCACGGGGGTGAAGTCGGCCGCCGCCAGCGTCTTGCTGGACCTGCAACCGGCGACGTTCCGCCACCAGCAGGGCTGGATCGCCACCCTGCCGGTCGGCGTGGATCCGCTGCGGCAGCGGCGCATCCTGGACACCACCGCCCTGGCGGCGGCGTTCCCGCTCGCTTCGGCGGACCTCGCCGCCCCGGCCCCCGGCGCGGTGGCCGCCCCGGACGGCGTGCTCTACGGGCTGAACACCACCAGCAACGGCGTCCTGCTGTGGAACCGGTGGACGCAGGACAACCACAACAGCGTGGTCCTGGCCCGCTCCGGCGCGGGCAAAAGCTACTTCGTCAAGCTGGAAGTCCTGCGCAACCTGTACCAGGGCACGCAGGTGTCGGTCGTCGACCCGGAGGACGAGTACACGCCGCTCGCGGAGCACGTCGGCGGCACGGTCGTGCAGCTCGGCGTGCCCGGTGTGCGGTTCAACCCGCTCGACCTGCCCGGCGACGATCGCCCGGACACCCTCACCCGGCGGGGCCTGTTCCTGCACACGCTGATCTCGGTGATGCTCGGTGCGACCCCGCCGCCGGCCGAACGAGCTGCCTTGGACCGGGCGATCACTGGGACCTACAGCAAGGCCGGGATCAACGCCGACCCGGCCACCTGGCGCAGGCCCGCTCCGCTGCTGCGCGACCTGGCCGCGACGCTGGCCGAGGACGACGATCCGGCCGCCGCGCAGCTCGCCGCCCGGCTCGCGCCGTGGACGGTCGGGAACTTCTCCAGCCTCTTCGACGGCCCGACCACCGCGGCCCCAGGCGGGCATCTTGTGGTCTGGTCGCTGCGGCACCTGCCCGACGAACTGCGCACGGTCGGCACGCTGCTCGCGCTGGATTCCATCTGGTCGAGCATCGATGCTCCCGCCGCCGGACGCCGGCGGCGGCAACTGGTCGTGGTCGACGAGGCCTGGTTGCTGATGCGCGACGGCGAAGGCGCACGGTTCCTGTTCCGCATGTCCAAGGCCGCCCGCAAACGCCTCGCCGGGCTGTGCGTGATCACCCAGGACGCCGCCGACGTCCTGTCGACCGATCTCGGCCTGGCCGTGGTCTCCAACGCTGCGACCCAGGTCTTGATGCGCCAGTCCACTCAGTCGATCGACGCGGTCACCGAGGCGTTCGGCCTCACGGCAGGCGAAGCCCGGATGCTGCTGGCGGCATCGCGCGGAGAGGGCCTTCTGGTCGCGGGCCGGTCGCGGATTCCGTTTCGGAGCGTCGGCTCCGCCGCCGAGCACAAAATTGCTGTGACGGGGATCGGCGAGGTGGGCGAATGA
- a CDS encoding PrgI family protein, which yields MTEQDTTPRAVVPANVNEQDRIAFGLTFRQLAIIGGPVLAGFSCYRTYGPLLPPAAWIAAGIIGFAVAVVIAIGRRDGLPLDVWLRHGFAVSRSPRTLTPGTARATSVATVADKPKIPAPLRSPVTSISGAGVLTSEGSSKVLIACGTTNIHLRTGSEQAALLDGFGRFLNSLTGPAQLLVAAQRHDLSVYAQAIADFALRLPHPALQTAADDYARFLLDLDAGRDPLRRQVLAVVTGEHGADAAVRALSGLGVEAAALDGPAVASALAGAVDPFNPPVPGPRAVPGAPITVRSTP from the coding sequence ATGACCGAACAGGACACCACACCGCGAGCCGTGGTACCGGCCAACGTCAACGAGCAGGACCGCATCGCTTTCGGGCTGACCTTCCGGCAACTGGCCATCATCGGCGGCCCGGTCCTGGCCGGATTCAGCTGCTACCGCACCTACGGCCCGCTACTACCACCAGCCGCCTGGATCGCCGCCGGAATCATCGGGTTCGCCGTCGCCGTGGTCATCGCCATCGGCCGCCGCGACGGCCTTCCCCTGGACGTGTGGCTACGGCACGGCTTCGCCGTCTCACGCAGCCCTCGCACCCTGACCCCCGGCACCGCACGAGCCACCTCGGTCGCCACGGTGGCCGACAAGCCGAAGATCCCGGCGCCGCTGCGCTCACCGGTCACGAGCATCAGCGGCGCCGGAGTCCTAACCAGCGAGGGCAGCAGCAAGGTGCTGATCGCCTGCGGCACTACGAACATCCACCTGCGCACCGGCAGCGAGCAGGCAGCGCTGCTGGACGGCTTCGGCCGGTTCCTCAACTCGTTGACCGGCCCGGCGCAACTGCTCGTCGCGGCGCAAAGGCATGACTTGAGCGTGTACGCGCAGGCGATCGCTGACTTCGCGCTCCGCCTGCCGCACCCGGCGTTGCAGACCGCCGCCGACGACTACGCCCGTTTTCTGCTCGACCTCGACGCCGGGCGGGATCCGCTGCGGCGCCAGGTCCTCGCGGTCGTCACCGGCGAACACGGAGCCGACGCCGCCGTACGCGCCTTGTCCGGCCTCGGCGTCGAAGCCGCCGCGCTGGACGGGCCGGCCGTCGCGTCGGCCCTGGCGGGAGCCGTCGACCCCTTCAACCCTCCGGTGCCCGGCCCGCGCGCGGTGCCCGGCGCCCCCATCACTGTGCGGAGCACTCCGTGA
- a CDS encoding pilin, whose protein sequence is MFTTLSVLSDLAVTAAAQPLAAPTPKPIPEVIDGLTGWIMGIIALVATLFLVVGSLRYMSAGGDPSQVEQAKGNFKSALIGYALAVLSPVILQALQGIVGA, encoded by the coding sequence ATGTTCACGACTCTGTCCGTTCTCTCCGACCTTGCTGTCACGGCTGCTGCCCAGCCGCTGGCAGCGCCCACCCCGAAGCCCATTCCCGAGGTCATCGACGGCCTGACCGGCTGGATCATGGGCATCATCGCGCTGGTCGCGACACTGTTCCTGGTCGTCGGCAGCCTGCGATACATGTCCGCTGGAGGCGACCCCAGCCAGGTCGAACAGGCCAAGGGCAACTTCAAGTCCGCCCTGATCGGCTACGCCCTGGCCGTCTTGTCCCCGGTCATCCTGCAGGCGTTGCAGGGCATCGTCGGCGCGTGA
- a CDS encoding TRM11 family SAM-dependent methyltransferase, whose translation MADDTLPVTSVWLTCQQPAREQRRGRYVPETSTHPGKMLPNLAAHAISSFTAPGDLVLDPMAGSGTTLVEAMHLGRDAIGIDIEPRFTALAEQNIALASSQGAAGVGKVINGDATGLLDLVPASAVGRVGLVLTSPPYGRGTHGLVRTDSTGVRKRDHLYGDRQAGNLAYAGWSRLLDGFATILAASYQLLRPGGTMVITCRPVRRQRDDLIDLPGELLAVARSVGLIPVERCAAMLAAVRDGQIVHRASMFGLMAVRRARAEGVPVHLIAHEDVLVLRRC comes from the coding sequence ATGGCTGACGACACACTGCCGGTCACTTCGGTCTGGCTGACCTGCCAGCAACCGGCCCGTGAGCAACGCCGGGGCCGCTACGTCCCGGAAACTTCCACCCACCCCGGCAAGATGCTGCCGAACCTAGCCGCCCATGCGATCAGCTCGTTCACCGCACCCGGTGACCTGGTGCTCGATCCGATGGCCGGATCCGGCACCACGCTGGTCGAGGCCATGCATCTGGGCCGCGACGCGATCGGCATCGACATCGAGCCCCGGTTCACCGCGCTGGCCGAGCAGAACATCGCGCTGGCTTCGTCGCAGGGCGCGGCCGGCGTCGGGAAGGTCATCAACGGCGACGCCACCGGACTGCTCGACCTGGTCCCGGCGTCCGCGGTCGGCCGAGTGGGACTCGTGCTCACCTCACCGCCGTACGGGCGCGGGACTCACGGGCTCGTGCGGACGGACAGTACCGGGGTACGCAAGCGGGACCACCTTTATGGGGACCGGCAGGCGGGGAACCTCGCCTATGCGGGATGGTCCCGGTTGCTCGACGGGTTCGCCACGATCCTGGCCGCCTCCTATCAACTGCTGCGTCCCGGCGGGACCATGGTGATCACCTGTCGGCCGGTACGCCGCCAGCGGGACGACCTGATCGATCTGCCCGGCGAACTGCTAGCCGTCGCCCGATCGGTCGGGCTGATCCCGGTCGAACGGTGCGCGGCGATGCTCGCCGCCGTCCGCGACGGGCAGATCGTGCACCGCGCGAGCATGTTCGGGCTCATGGCCGTACGCCGAGCCCGCGCCGAAGGCGTCCCCGTGCACCTCATCGCGCACGAGGACGTGTTGGTCCTGCGTCGCTGCTAG
- a CDS encoding sigma factor-like helix-turn-helix DNA-binding protein codes for MQEAFTSALADLSAALLDVRGWFIWHAAKACNQHDWSRRRYVRAAYAVRDHEPAPAAPVTAGPPARLGWIAFAHAMSKLTGAQRRAIQLRYLDSYPRDAAARAMNRSTEAVRDLERRGLRHLHAALTTTPVAA; via the coding sequence GTGCAAGAGGCGTTCACCAGCGCCCTGGCGGACCTTTCCGCCGCGCTGCTCGACGTGCGCGGCTGGTTCATCTGGCACGCCGCGAAGGCGTGCAACCAGCACGACTGGTCACGCCGCCGCTACGTGCGCGCCGCGTACGCCGTCCGCGACCACGAGCCCGCCCCGGCCGCGCCGGTCACCGCCGGGCCGCCCGCCCGGCTGGGCTGGATCGCCTTCGCCCACGCGATGTCGAAGTTGACCGGCGCCCAGCGCCGCGCGATCCAGCTGCGCTACCTCGACAGCTACCCCCGCGACGCCGCCGCCCGCGCCATGAACCGCAGCACCGAAGCCGTCCGCGACCTCGAACGGCGCGGCCTGCGTCACCTCCACGCCGCCCTCACCACCACACCGGTCGCGGCATAA